The Kryptolebias marmoratus isolate JLee-2015 linkage group LG9, ASM164957v2, whole genome shotgun sequence nucleotide sequence AAGTCTGGAAAGCGAACGCAGCTCCAGATGTTTGGGTTCCCGTCCCCCCTGTCCCCTTCGCCCCCTCCCTGTCCCCCTTGTCCCCTCCCTGGGTTTAAGTCCTGCTTAACTGATGGCTCCTCCCTGGGAGGAGCAGTCTGCTGTTTCAACTTTGGCTTTACGACTctgcattttcaaaaaaatatatatatttatcaccAACAGATGAGTTGTCTTGATGGctaaaccctttttttgttttttttcttcttcgtgTCTCACCCCTGAAAAATCCAGCAGAAGAAACATAAAcgtgacaaacaaacaaacaaacaaagtctgGGCTTTTGTTTGCTGCTCCCTAACTCtgcaaacagaaagcaaacGGCTGCGTTTAGCACCAAACAAAGGTTACTTAAATACTCGGAAATGTTTGCACATAGAAACGTCACGCACACGATACACAAACTGAGAAGTCCCATAGGGACGaaatgaacttttgtttttacatcgaTTCGACccctccctcttcttcttcttcttcacgtGTTTGTGACGAGAAACAGGAAGcggtttaaagaataaaagctcGCAGGCATCGTCTGAACACAGCACCGTGGTGGAAcgcaaacaaaacacaacaaaagtggcttttttcccaaaacaataaatatgtgtTGAAGCAAACAAACCTGCAGCGCGCCGGTCGTTATCTGCCGTCTGATTGGTGGACGACGTCTCGTCTGATTCGCTGATAAAAAAACGTGACGTTGGattaaatatgaaacagaaCGACGTGTTTTAATCACGATGGAACGTTTAGAATCAGCAGGAGAGACGGGCGAGGGTCCACCTGTCCACTAAAAGACATCTAATGATTTTAGAATCAAGTTCCCTGTCTTTGGACACCACAGAGGACAAGTCCTCCATCCTGAAGAGGAGGGGACACGTCCTCCGTCCTGCAGAGGAGGGGACACGTCCTCCATCCTGCAGAGGAGGGGACACGTCCCCTGTGCTGCAGAGGAGGGGACACGTCCTCCGTCCCGAAGAGGAGGGTACACGCCCTCCGTCCTGCAGAGGAGGGGACACGTCCTCCGTCCTGAAGAGGAGGGGACACGTCCTCCGTCCCGAAGAGGAGGGGACACGTCCGGTGTGGGCAGGTTTTAGAGCATCATCCTCCACCAGAGCGGAATGGGACGACGTTCCACCgtgaagaaaacagatttattgttttatattttagccaACGTCACGTTTTCAGGGCGGAGCAGACGCTGAAACACAGATGTGGTCCAGATGTGACTGGAACGTCTGCATGTCTGtcaggttggttttttttgttgttttcttttcaaagtgcATAAACACCGTTTATTAAATAGcattacattaaattaaactgaaaacgaAGAAGGCTGTAACAGATGTAGGCACATCGCTCTCGGCACCGACGACCTGCCCTCCCTCAGGCGTTTATTGTTCTGCTTTGGCACATCGTCTCCAATGTCTGCGCGGCGGGTTGCGTTCGAGTCCGAGGACTGATTGTTCCGGAGCAGAACGTGTGCTGATCCAGAATCAGGTTCTCTTCATGCCGATCCGACGGCGGTTCTGGTTTTTAGGACCTACAGCGGAGTCTCCTTCTTGTAGTTGAAGCCGGGCTCGGAGCCCTCGATCTGCAGCTTCAGGGCTTGTTTAAGGCTTATGTCCGTTTCCCCGATGGGATAGTTCTCCAGAACCTCCTGGTGGGCCCTGTTCTGAACAGTTCGAGGCACCGACACCCGCCCCAGGAAAACCTGATTGCTCTGCAGATGGTAGTTGGGGTTGGTCATGATGCCGTTCCTCTTCTTCTCAGCGCAGCTCTGCTGCTGGATGAAGAACTGATCCTGGTTCTGCCCTCGGTCCTGCTGGACCGAGCCGCCAATCATGATCTGACAGTGAGGGTCCTTCGTCGTCATGTTGGCCACGGATTTATTGAAAGCCATTCTCTTGTCAAACTGCGTCATCTCGTACTCCAGAACCTGAGCCTGGCTCGAGCCGCTGTTCttcgttttctttttgtcgCCTTTGCCATTCGACGTCCCGTTCCCCGTTTTGGTTCCCTTCGCTGATTTCAGGCCCGGTTTCAGCTGAGACCAATCGAAGTCGTTGGATGGGGACGATGGCTGCTGATTCCCGGACTTGGTGGTGGAGGAAGGGGACACCATGGACTGCCTGCTTCTGCTGCGAGGCAGCGAGTGCTGCTGAATCTGCTCCGTGAAAGTCATGCCATGAAAGCTGTCGATCGGCACCGTCTGAGCCGTGGCCGTGGACGACGTGGTCCTCAGCGAGGAGTTCTTTGAGCTCTTCAGGGAATTGTTTGACTGGGAGGACTTCTGCCTGTCCACCGTGGAATCGGGGGACTCTGATGGGGAACTGAAGGCGTGAACCGGTCCGTTGGGAAGACCCCGTCCAGACGACTGAAGGTCCCCCGCCCCCGTGCTGCCAGAGCTGCTGGATTTGATGGTGAGGGACTGCATCTTGCCGCTGACAGCCAGAGGCGTTTTGTCCTCCATGGTATGAACGGGGGAGGGGTTACATCCATTCAGAGTGGTGGCTCCGTATTTTTCCAGGAGTTTTAGGATCATGGAATGGCCACCTTTCGCCGCCACTCTCACCGCCGTGCGTCCGAACTGATCGGCGTGGTTGGGGTCGGCGCCGTTTTCGAGGAGTATTTGCACAACGTCGATGTGACCCTCCTGCGCGGCGATGCCCAGGGCTGTCGCTCCCTGGTTGCACGTGTGGTCCACGTGCGTGCCGTTCTCTATCAGGAACTGCACAACCTTCGTGTGGCCCTGCCACGCTGCTGATTGGAGGGCGGAGCGCTTCTCGTTGTCGCAGGCGTTCACGTCGGCGTGATAGTTGATCAGCAGCCGAGCCATCTCTACGTGTCCTTGCCAGCAGGAAACGTGGAGGGCCGTTCTGCCCTCAACGTCACACGCCTCCACGTTCGCAGCATTTTCCAGGAAGTACTCCGTCATGGCGAGCTGGTTTTCAAGTGCTAATATGTAGAGTGTTGGGCGTCCGTCTGCGTCTTTGTAATCGATGTCAGCACCGTGGCTCAACAGCAGTTCAACGATGTCCCTGTGGCCCTCCAGCGCCGCTACCCTGAGCGCGTTCCTACCATCGTACCCCCTCTGGTCTATGCAGGATTTGTTTTCCAGAAGAATTTGCACGCAGTCGTAATGTCCCTCTTGTGCAGCTAATATCAGCGGTATTCTACCGTCGTTATCGACCTCAGAGCAGCGAGCGCCTTGCTCGATGAGGGCGTCACAAACTTGGCGGTGGCCCTCGAATGCGGCCATGTGCAGCGGGGTCCAGCCTGCATCGTCCCTGTGGTTCTCATCCAGTCCTCTGTCCAGCAGAGTTCGGACCACCTCCACGTTTCCCTGAGCGGACGCGATGCTCAGCACAGTCCTGCCCTCGCTGTCGATGCTATCGACTGCAGCGCCCCAGAAAAGTAAGGTGTTCACCACGGAGGCGTGGCCCATCGACGCAGCGGCCAGAAGAGGCGTGCGCCCGTTGTTGTCCGTGTGATCCACATCTGCGCCGCCTTCCAACAGCAGATCCACTACGTCCACGTGTCCTTCATAGCCAGCCACGAGAAGAGGAGTCATGCAGTCTTTGTCACAGTGGTCAACTTCTGCCCCCCGATCGATCAGAAGGCTCACAACCGAAGCGTGGCCTTTGCTGGCAGGGATGCAGAGAGCAGCCACTGAAAGGGCGGTCCTCCCGTCGACGTCCTCGTGGTTAACCTCAGCTCCGTGGTCTAGAAGGTGCTCGACGATTTCCCTGTGCCCCATGTACGCTGCCGCAATGAGAGCCGTTCTTCCTTCATTGTCTGCTTTGTTGACTTCGGCTCCGTGCTGAAGGAGGTTCAACACGATGTCTTCGTGGCCCCCCCAGGCAGCAGCTCTCAGGGCCGTTCTGCCGTCAGCATCGGCACAGTCCACTTTGGCGCCAGCGTAGAGCAGAGCGGACACGACTTCTGAATGTCCGCCCCAAGCTGCAGAGCGCAGGGCCGTCCATCCGTCGTGATCCGTGTGGTTGATGTCGGCCTCACAGCCGATAAGGCAGTTTACCACTTTGGTGTGGCCCTGCCTCGCAGCGAGCGTTAGCGCCGTTTGTCCGTGGTTGTCTTCCAGCTCCATGTTTGCGCCTCTCGATATGAGCAGGTTGACCACGTCGAGGTTCCCGCTGTATGCGGCGTTGGCCAGCAGAGTCCTTCCGCTGGAGTCGCACTGGTTCACAGACGCCCCGTTGTCGAGCAGCGTTCGGATCGAGTCCTCTCTCTCTAGGGCTTGTTGCACGATGCATGACGCGTGATCATCTTCGTTGTTGACGTGAGCGCCGGCTTTGACCAGGAGCTGCAGCACCTCCTGTTCTCTTGGTATGGAGGTGCTCAGAGAGTCTTTGGTGGGCGTTCCGTTCCAAACCATCCAAAGGGCGAAGTGAAACGGCTCGATCTGCAGGCTGGAGTTGACCAGGTGCAGCGCAAATTCCTGCACCTCGAGGGGTTTCAGCTGCTTGGCTCTGCAGGTGTAACTCATGGCCAACATCCGGTGTCCCTCCGCCGCGTTGCACAAGTACTTCTGGGTGCAGTGCTTCACGTCCAGTAACCACTCTGCAAAACTGTAGTGGAAAAGGATTTTAGTGCTCCCAAGACCATCAACCAGCAGCTTGGCCAGAATGTCCATCTTTTTCTGGAACTCCTCCATGGTCAGGGTCATGTTTTTGGTCCAGACGGCGTGGTACAGCTCCTTGACTGTGAGCGGCCTGCAGGTGGCCAGGATGACGTTGAGAATGGGCTGGACTTTGGCAAACTGCTTCCTCACGAACAGCCTCTGGCAGAGCCACAGGTAGAGGCCGTTGAGGGTTCCCGGGATGTCGCGGATCTCCCGCAGCATGATGAAGTTCTCCACCACGCCGTCCAGCACCCGCTCCAGGTAGAGGAAGCAGCCGCTGCTTTTGATGTGCAGCTGGTTCAGCATCTCGGCCGTCTCCTTGGTCAGGTGCTGCCTCAGCGCCTCCTCCTGGTCCAGCCGGTGGAGGATGTACTGCTGCACGTCCTTCACGATGTAGGCCTTCCGAAGGTCATCAAGGCTGATTTTGCGGAATCCTGAAACAAACGAAACAAAAGTAGATCAGATGAGTCTGAGAACAAAATGGACACACCAGAAAAATAACCTGACCAGAACTCGTAAATAACTCTCCCTCACGTTGACCGTGGCTTATATTCAATATTTTTCAACTTGATCGTGTGTTTTTGGGTAATTAAGTAaaggaaatgtttaatttcCTGAGGCATGAAATAATTAACAGTGCAGGCatgttgctgtaaaaataaaaaaccttccAGAAGGATTGAAAAGAACCCCTCTGGGTGCTGGAAGCAGAAACAATCAGCAGGTGTTTGTTAAAGTTCAGACAAACAATTAGAGCTCAGAAAtgatttctgcttttagaaCTTCATCTAAACCCGACATGACCGGAATGTTCCGTTCACCAGAGTCTGCTCCTCGTTGCAATGctgcaaaaacactaaaaagaataaaataaaagtaaaggaggaggagagaagaggaaataACAGCTTTATAAATAGGTGTGACTGAGACACAGGGGGGTAAGGGGGGGCAGCGTTTCTGTTTCCAACACCTCCTGGAACGTTAAAATCCTGCTGCAGAGAAAGATCCACTCATCCCAAAGAGATTCTCCTGGAGTTCATGGGAAAACTGCCTCCTAACGGCTGGAGATAACAGCCGCGGGGAGGAGGGGGGTTTCTGCATGCTTTCAGTTACGGTTCTCATGGTTTTCTGTGGATTCTGGTCCAGGAAGAAGGACGTCACCGGAGGAGGACGGAGGGGGGAGGAGACGTCTCTGCATATTTGACATGCTGATTTTCCTCCAGTTCCACAGAGACCTGCTGCTGGTCTGAGTTCAGATGAACTCATCTCTGCGGTCAGCTGGAGATGCTGTGAAGGTTTAGGAAGGACCAGAAACGAGCGGAGGACCGGGTCCTTCAGCTTTGTCCTCGAGACGTTTATTAGGATTGGACATATGAAGAACGTTCAAAGCATTCATGCCTGACAACTAAAATCTGTTGAACTGTTTTCTTCAACCTGAACTAGAAAACAGACGGTTTTTATTCTTCCGTCAAAGTTCATGTTGTTGACCTCAAAGGGCAACAAATAACGACTTTCGAGTCGGGATTAAAAAGACTCGAATGTTTAGGGAAGGGGGAGACGTTCCCTAGGATCGGTCATGAAGTTCCCTCCAGTTTGAATCAGGTTCCTCTCTGAGACGTGGAACATCTGCTGCGGCTGGCGGCCATTAAAGGTTCCTCCATTTTGAAACGATCGGATCAGGCTGATCCAGAGGCAGCGTTTCTGTCTGCACTCTTAGTTACGGTTCTCGGGGTTCTTACTGTTCCCAGGGTTCTTGGGGTTCTGGGACAGGGTGGatgggttgtttttttcaccatgttcataaaacaaataaataaataaatacagacacTGAATCtagttttctaaaatatatttatatcatTAATAAAGTAAACAAGTCAACAGttcaaaagctttaaacaacatttctgtCCATCAATGAACCACAGAACTGTTAATTAGAGAAACTCGATGACCTCGATCTACTTTcagtctctgctcctcctcctcctcctcagactgGTTCTCAGTCCGATCCCGGATCGTTTAAtcccatcagaaccagaatcatgTAAACATCTTCCTGTTTTGCAGTTATTTGCTCCTAAAGGCGCCTCTTTCTTGACTTTTTTCTCCAAAGTGTAAAGGGTAACTGGTTTATTTAAAGATGATCGATCCAAGCCCAGAGTCTTCACCGTGAGCTCACAGCTCCAACCTGAGTGATGAAGATCAGATTTCACCACCTGATCGTATCAGAGAGCTTCTCtgtagctttttgtttcatttaaacattaaaccagCAGATAAACTTCCTCTTTCCtgccctgttttgtttttaaggccGAAGTAGAATCAGACGAGCCTCGGTTCAAACAAACGCTTCCTGCTAACAGCCGACCCTCCACCTGCAGGAACCCAAAGACCAAATCCTTGTCTGGACTCTGGGTTTGGTCCAGCTGGGGTCTGATATCACGGCCTTGTTTAGCTCAAAAAACTCTTTTCAGTTTCAAGATGATGAAAATGCATCTACAATCATTTTAGAACCCTGTGACCCTAAGATTAGTCATTACTAATTTATATAAATACGCATGAACGTCAAAAAGACGTTAACGCTGTCGATCAGCCTTCACTCCCATCAGGCAGAAGGATCGTCTGACGTTTGAGTTTTAGTTAAAGGAAACTTGACTTGTTGGACGGCCGGGATCAGCCTCAGAGATCAGGAgaggagctgctcctcctcgtcgaaaGGAGGCAGCTGAGGAGGTGTATCTGATCAGGACGCCTCCCTGTGGagggaagagacctcggggcagacccaaaactccctggagggattctggatcctctctgggaacgccttgggatcccgACCACAGATGagtggaagaagatggagatgcagagaaaataaaaagtgaaaacgGCAGAAGAAACGTCCCTGCTGCATATTTACAGGTTCGCTGAgtaccgtgtgtgtgtgtgtgtgtgtgtgtgtgtgtgtgtgtgtgaacaaaaGCGACTGCCAAGCGAACAACAAACGCCACGTTCATCGGGGTTCGGGACGCAGGCAGCTGCTGCTCGTTACAGGACTGGATCCGGGCCAGCGGAGCCGCAGCCTCGCACACAAAGAGAGGCTGTTTGATTCCTACATTCATGTTTCaggccacaaacacacactgttcaCGTGCGCCGAGGAACAAGAGGCCTGAGCTCATCCCGCAGCTTCTCCGCTTCGACGCGTTCCGCCCGAGCCCCGCTGTAAAACCCGCGCTCACCAAACGTCTGCTCGACAGCTGCGACGTCCCCCCGCTCCAAAAACACAACGCGAGCGCGCCAACCTTCCGAACACAAGAATGTGGACGGGAGTCGGCTCCAACCGTCTGCAGACGGAGCTGCGAGACGTTCGCTGCCATTCGGAAAGTCCTGAGTTTGGTTTCTGCCTTCAGCGGCGAGAAGCCTTTTCAGATCAGCTGCTTCACGTTTCACCGGCTTCAAAGATCAGGCCTGCCCAGACACGCCCTTCGCCGCGGGATCGGCGTTCCGGTCCGACCTGTTGGAGGTGGCGAACGCAGCCAGTCGTGTGTTCATCGGAGGGACGAAACGTTCAGAAAGAGACCGCTGAGTGCACGTCTGCAGCTGGATGACGGCCGCGGCGCCCATTGTGGcactccttccttcctttccttCCTTTCTGTGATTCAAAC carries:
- the ankrd50 gene encoding ankyrin repeat domain-containing protein 50, with product MAQTSLLQGKRFYCREWVFHKIQHCLQEKTNNLSGAAKQPPPLPVPGAPPPGSAKPAGSWGVLLVGGPGSGKTALCTELLWPTSAQGSQRGLHQQGVAFHFCRADDSDTLCVGGFVRGLVAQICRGGLVPGYEEKVRSPAAQSALEPGECERNPTEAFKKCVLLPLLSVKPPQQSLFLLVDSIDEGCHLGEGEQRSSPGSPRTIAELLASHHEFLPPWLLLICSARRQNKAITKLFTGFRKISLDDLRKAYIVKDVQQYILHRLDQEEALRQHLTKETAEMLNQLHIKSSGCFLYLERVLDGVVENFIMLREIRDIPGTLNGLYLWLCQRLFVRKQFAKVQPILNVILATCRPLTVKELYHAVWTKNMTLTMEEFQKKMDILAKLLVDGLGSTKILFHYSFAEWLLDVKHCTQKYLCNAAEGHRMLAMSYTCRAKQLKPLEVQEFALHLVNSSLQIEPFHFALWMVWNGTPTKDSLSTSIPREQEVLQLLVKAGAHVNNEDDHASCIVQQALEREDSIRTLLDNGASVNQCDSSGRTLLANAAYSGNLDVVNLLISRGANMELEDNHGQTALTLAARQGHTKVVNCLIGCEADINHTDHDGWTALRSAAWGGHSEVVSALLYAGAKVDCADADGRTALRAAAWGGHEDIVLNLLQHGAEVNKADNEGRTALIAAAYMGHREIVEHLLDHGAEVNHEDVDGRTALSVAALCIPASKGHASVVSLLIDRGAEVDHCDKDCMTPLLVAGYEGHVDVVDLLLEGGADVDHTDNNGRTPLLAAASMGHASVVNTLLFWGAAVDSIDSEGRTVLSIASAQGNVEVVRTLLDRGLDENHRDDAGWTPLHMAAFEGHRQVCDALIEQGARCSEVDNDGRIPLILAAQEGHYDCVQILLENKSCIDQRGYDGRNALRVAALEGHRDIVELLLSHGADIDYKDADGRPTLYILALENQLAMTEYFLENAANVEACDVEGRTALHVSCWQGHVEMARLLINYHADVNACDNEKRSALQSAAWQGHTKVVQFLIENGTHVDHTCNQGATALGIAAQEGHIDVVQILLENGADPNHADQFGRTAVRVAAKGGHSMILKLLEKYGATTLNGCNPSPVHTMEDKTPLAVSGKMQSLTIKSSSSGSTGAGDLQSSGRGLPNGPVHAFSSPSESPDSTVDRQKSSQSNNSLKSSKNSSLRTTSSTATAQTVPIDSFHGMTFTEQIQQHSLPRSRSRQSMVSPSSTTKSGNQQPSSPSNDFDWSQLKPGLKSAKGTKTGNGTSNGKGDKKKTKNSGSSQAQVLEYEMTQFDKRMAFNKSVANMTTKDPHCQIMIGGSVQQDRGQNQDQFFIQQQSCAEKKRNGIMTNPNYHLQSNQVFLGRVSVPRTVQNRAHQEVLENYPIGETDISLKQALKLQIEGSEPGFNYKKETPL